Proteins encoded in a region of the Malaciobacter mytili LMG 24559 genome:
- a CDS encoding potassium/proton antiporter, producing MQAIEIYLLITAFLLLLSVVASKLSTKFGIPSLFIFLALGMLAGSDGILGIYFDNVEIAQNIGTLALIFILFGGGLDTTWKAIKPVLKDGIILATIGVFFTAFMVAIGVYYLFDFTFLEALLLGAIISSTDAAAVFAILRAKGIALKKRITPLLELESGSNDPMAIFLTIAILQILLFPQEATISTWIFKFFLQFIIGAVLGYVFGIILPQILNKIHLNFYGLYPVFTIGWILLLFASCSILGGNGFLAVYIAGIVANTKEFVHKKNLVGFHDGLSWIMQITVFLALGLLVFPSQLPEVAFQGLAIALWLMFIARPIGVFLSMAFSKFKFKEKLFISWVGLRGAVPIVLATYPYLKDFEHSNLIFNTVFFIVLSSILIQGTSLPFMAKILKVESIKAKKNNVLVSPLLLNTLKQFYIGKNSIVLGKSIVELKLPQDFLILLIKRENDYIKPTGSTILKENDMLLIQCNSEKRYKRILKNFIQ from the coding sequence ATGCAAGCAATTGAAATATATTTACTTATAACTGCTTTTTTACTTCTTCTTAGTGTAGTAGCTAGTAAACTCTCTACTAAATTTGGTATTCCTTCTTTATTTATCTTCCTAGCATTGGGGATGCTAGCTGGCTCTGATGGAATTTTAGGTATTTATTTTGATAATGTTGAAATTGCACAAAATATTGGAACTTTAGCACTAATTTTTATACTTTTTGGTGGGGGACTTGATACCACATGGAAAGCTATAAAACCTGTTTTAAAAGATGGAATAATTTTAGCTACTATTGGTGTATTTTTTACAGCTTTTATGGTTGCTATTGGGGTTTATTATCTATTTGATTTTACTTTTTTGGAAGCTTTATTATTAGGTGCTATTATCTCCTCAACAGATGCAGCAGCTGTATTTGCTATTTTAAGAGCAAAAGGAATTGCTTTAAAAAAAAGAATCACACCCCTATTAGAGCTTGAATCAGGAAGTAATGACCCTATGGCAATTTTTCTTACAATTGCTATTTTACAAATACTACTTTTTCCACAAGAAGCTACTATTTCAACATGGATTTTTAAGTTTTTTCTACAATTTATAATAGGTGCAGTTTTAGGATATGTATTTGGAATAATACTACCACAAATCCTAAATAAAATCCACTTAAATTTTTATGGATTATATCCTGTATTTACTATTGGATGGATTTTACTTTTATTTGCTTCTTGTTCAATTTTAGGAGGAAATGGTTTCCTTGCTGTATATATTGCTGGAATTGTAGCAAATACAAAAGAGTTTGTACACAAGAAAAACTTAGTAGGTTTCCATGATGGATTATCTTGGATAATGCAAATTACAGTCTTTTTAGCCTTAGGATTATTGGTATTTCCTTCACAATTACCTGAAGTTGCTTTTCAAGGTTTAGCAATTGCTTTATGGCTAATGTTTATTGCAAGACCTATTGGTGTTTTTTTAAGTATGGCTTTTAGCAAATTTAAATTTAAAGAGAAGTTATTTATCTCATGGGTTGGATTAAGAGGAGCAGTTCCTATTGTATTGGCCACTTATCCATATTTAAAAGATTTTGAACACTCAAATTTGATTTTTAATACTGTATTTTTTATTGTATTATCTTCAATTTTAATTCAAGGAACTTCTTTACCTTTTATGGCAAAAATATTAAAAGTTGAATCAATAAAAGCTAAAAAGAATAATGTTTTAGTCTCACCTTTACTTTTAAATACATTAAAACAGTTTTATATAGGGAAAAACTCTATAGTATTAGGGAAAAGTATTGTTGAATTAAAACTACCCCAAGATTTTTTAATTTTATTAATAAAAAGAGAAAATGATTATATAAAACCAACAGGTTCTACTATTTTAAAAGAGAATGATATGCTCTTAATTCAATGTAATAGTGAAAAAAGATATAAAAGAATACTTAAAAATTTTATACAATAA
- a CDS encoding 7TM diverse intracellular signaling domain-containing protein has translation MIKKILIINLLLLNYLFSNTFIIEDNIKLSGIETSKYQYTYIDKTSKLTIDDIILLKEFTHIKKTNYKATKDKIWTRLSLKNLSSFNKKLFFENDRPLLDIIDIYIFKNNMPYRKIKLGDDRSIQLREMQTRKSTFILDVPKNSEFTIYIMHQGYSSISTFWKIFDRDSYIKTATFEAVAWGFFIGIIVTLILYNTIIYFSIKEISFLIYVFMLIFFTIYQIYINGFYYQFFSSFNIKFLHNINWSTGFLAQAFVILFPIFFFKPRKDGLLYKYLILLFYINICIVVLFLFSIENAQLRYLTKYTDFVTTATIPTLLFVSFWAMYHKLPGARFYFLAQLLYFTLIFYGVFVSIGYFEHVNNIWIFIPLGVIVDVIFLSFALFMKVKKIEQERLENEQLLISQSRFSTMGQTIADLTHQWKTPISQLGSQVFLLKATHNLDRKNFENTFINTLPQIESSIKFLNHTMDDIYNFYANPVSKEKFIIEEEVDSILRMLKNKIENNNIEIIKEIDEILYYGYKSSLSNSLMSILENAIYQLIHFKENNRKIFITIKDTKDTIIIMIEDNAGGIKNKNFDELFHIDYSSKKNNGSGIGLALTKRLIENRLKGTIKAANTKTGAVFKIAFPKC, from the coding sequence ATGATAAAAAAAATACTTATTATTAATCTTCTTTTACTTAATTATTTATTTTCAAATACTTTTATAATTGAAGATAATATAAAACTTTCAGGAATTGAAACTTCAAAATATCAATATACTTATATAGATAAAACTTCTAAGCTTACAATTGATGATATTATATTATTAAAAGAGTTTACTCATATAAAAAAGACTAATTATAAAGCTACAAAAGATAAGATTTGGACTAGACTTTCATTGAAAAATTTATCTTCTTTTAATAAAAAACTTTTTTTTGAAAATGATAGACCTCTTTTAGATATTATTGATATTTATATTTTTAAAAATAATATGCCATATAGAAAGATAAAATTAGGAGATGATAGAAGTATACAATTAAGAGAAATGCAAACAAGAAAAAGCACTTTTATTTTAGATGTTCCTAAAAATAGTGAATTTACTATTTATATTATGCATCAAGGTTATAGTAGTATTTCAACTTTTTGGAAGATTTTTGATAGGGATAGCTATATAAAAACAGCAACTTTTGAAGCAGTTGCATGGGGATTTTTTATTGGAATAATTGTTACTTTAATTTTATACAATACTATTATTTATTTTAGTATAAAAGAGATTTCTTTTTTAATTTATGTATTTATGTTGATCTTTTTTACAATATACCAAATTTATATAAATGGGTTTTATTATCAATTCTTTAGTTCTTTTAATATCAAATTTCTTCATAATATAAATTGGTCAACAGGTTTTTTAGCTCAAGCTTTTGTAATTTTATTTCCTATATTCTTTTTTAAACCAAGAAAAGATGGATTATTATATAAATATCTAATACTTTTATTTTATATAAATATTTGTATAGTTGTATTATTTTTATTTTCAATTGAAAATGCTCAATTAAGATACCTTACAAAATATACTGATTTTGTTACAACGGCAACTATTCCTACTTTATTGTTTGTTTCATTTTGGGCAATGTATCATAAACTTCCGGGAGCTAGATTTTATTTCTTAGCTCAACTTTTATATTTTACATTAATTTTTTATGGAGTATTTGTTTCAATTGGATATTTTGAACATGTGAATAATATTTGGATTTTTATTCCACTGGGTGTTATAGTAGATGTTATTTTTCTATCTTTTGCTTTATTTATGAAAGTTAAAAAAATAGAGCAAGAAAGACTTGAAAATGAACAATTACTAATTTCTCAATCAAGATTTTCAACAATGGGACAAACAATTGCAGATTTAACTCATCAGTGGAAAACTCCTATTTCACAACTAGGTTCTCAAGTATTTTTACTAAAAGCAACCCATAATTTAGATAGAAAAAACTTTGAAAATACTTTTATAAATACTTTACCTCAAATAGAAAGTAGTATTAAATTCTTAAATCATACAATGGATGATATTTATAATTTTTATGCAAATCCAGTTTCAAAAGAAAAATTTATAATAGAAGAAGAAGTTGATTCAATTTTAAGAATGTTAAAAAATAAAATTGAAAATAATAATATTGAAATAATAAAAGAGATTGATGAAATTTTATATTATGGATATAAAAGTAGTTTATCAAATTCATTAATGTCAATACTAGAAAATGCGATATATCAACTAATTCATTTTAAGGAAAATAATAGAAAAATTTTTATTACTATAAAAGATACTAAAGATACTATTATAATTATGATAGAAGATAATGCAGGCGGAATTAAAAATAAAAATTTTGATGAGCTTTTTCATATAGATTATTCTTCAAAGAAAAATAATGGAAGTGGAATTGGACTTGCCTTAACAAAAAGATTAATAGAAAATAGATTAAAAGGTACAATTAAAGCTGCAAATACTAAAACTGGTGCAGTTTTTAAGATAGCTTTTCCTAAATGTTAA
- a CDS encoding response regulator transcription factor, producing the protein MKLLFVEDDELLRKSYSVFLEDLFDEIIEAQDGKDGLEKYYKYRPDIIMLDISMPHINGMDVIKEIRKNDNDVTIIILSAHSDKSYLFDAIELNIFKYLVKPLPRSLFKEAIAKAIASRSEHEKNDLIYLDDGFVWDSFNKILKKDNETVDITKNEYKILSKFCNKDIHYFTLMDLFNCIYDYSEEFNENKIMMILKRFRKKTSTKIIKNIYGMGYKFNIINR; encoded by the coding sequence ATGAAACTTTTATTTGTTGAAGATGATGAATTATTAAGAAAAAGTTATAGTGTATTTTTAGAAGATCTTTTTGATGAAATTATTGAAGCTCAAGATGGAAAAGATGGTTTAGAAAAATATTATAAATATAGGCCTGATATTATAATGCTTGATATTAGTATGCCTCATATAAATGGTATGGATGTAATAAAAGAGATTAGAAAAAATGATAATGATGTAACTATTATTATACTTTCTGCTCATAGTGACAAATCATACCTTTTTGATGCTATAGAGTTAAATATTTTTAAATATTTGGTTAAACCACTACCTAGAAGCTTATTTAAAGAAGCAATAGCAAAAGCAATTGCAAGTCGAAGTGAACATGAAAAAAATGATTTAATCTACTTAGATGATGGCTTTGTATGGGATAGCTTTAATAAAATTTTAAAAAAAGATAATGAAACTGTTGATATTACAAAAAATGAATATAAAATACTTTCTAAGTTTTGTAATAAAGATATTCACTATTTTACTTTAATGGATCTTTTTAATTGTATTTATGACTATAGTGAAGAGTTTAATGAAAATAAAATAATGATGATTTTAAAAAGATTTAGAAAAAAGACTTCTACTAAGATTATTAAAAATATCTATGGAATGGGATATAAATTTAATATAATTAATCGATAA
- a CDS encoding efflux RND transporter permease subunit, translating into MFEKFLRFFVENSRMNYTLFFLIFAIGIWSYSKTPKEIFPNFDLDMISVSGSYSGASVDILDKMAVSEIEDNIKNINGIDNITTVISPNRFTIVLELEKGQNRYNIADKVKDSVTLVKSNLPSDMDEPSVNVMERHKNLIDIALTSKKYTTDQLKPFADDLKSKILGIAGVGDVTIFGDSDKYFEIQLDDRKIEALDLNKSDIFNVISNLSYIFPIGKIEGNKKHFYISTYNGAKNAKDFENILIKINNKKLYLKDIAKVEKKYEDASTLFSFNGENALSLSVEQSETSDALKVSDDMKKLLEIANKKNSDINITIADDNSERIRDRLNIVISNILLGIILITILVALLINFRMSAIIAIGIPTSFVIAAIYMYLFGYTINMISLVGVLIAIGIVVDDAIVVSENIQQHIEEGYEPKEAAIMGAKEMVMPVSIASLTTLFSFLPILMISGTMGEVMKLIPIALSALLVASLIESFIFLPIHAAHTLKNGSKVTSWEKANKIYSDIIHFFMRWKKSFLTLFIILVPLATAYFIATSKFQMFPKFDATDIKISIKADENTTLEQAYAIVQKIEADLINKKDEFFIRSIDSTAGFRRDTGNNTERFPYVMYMTVELQKQKEMNFLDKYITPYLSFYYDSEGRTRTEKSKDIALKLKKFLEQNKYKEKFNLNELVVLERKVGPVKSDIKIGLISDNNQLIIKNVQKLTEELLNMKGIVSASNSLKFGIDEIKLRINEYGEKLGLTETYIGSYLSNLYLEKKKGVSFDEKEMLDIKIKSINKDNYDNFKNIEIPLTNGKFVRLYEVADFNIIKSFEQLVKDNTEKNFYVYANVNPEIITATEVLDKLAPILDKIKKDDIKLVFKGEAEKKKDLKNDMLYATSLSLLLIMLSMLYLFNSFRETFILMSVIPFSLLGVLIGHEIMGLNLTMPSIIGSLGLAGVVINDGIIMMTYLKKAKKIEQVFYRATKRFRPIILTTVTTLIGMSSLIFFPTGQAVIFQPIAIALGFGLAWGTVLNLIYIPVLYTLAYRLK; encoded by the coding sequence ATGTTTGAAAAATTTTTAAGATTTTTTGTAGAAAATTCTCGTATGAACTATACTTTATTTTTCTTAATATTTGCAATTGGTATTTGGTCTTACTCAAAAACACCTAAAGAGATTTTTCCAAATTTTGATTTGGATATGATTAGTGTTAGTGGATCATATAGCGGAGCAAGTGTTGATATTTTAGATAAAATGGCTGTTTCTGAAATAGAAGATAATATTAAAAATATTAATGGAATTGATAATATTACAACAGTTATTAGTCCAAATCGTTTTACAATAGTTTTAGAATTAGAAAAGGGACAAAATAGATATAATATTGCAGATAAAGTAAAAGATAGTGTAACCCTTGTAAAATCTAATCTTCCTTCTGATATGGACGAACCAAGCGTTAATGTTATGGAAAGGCATAAAAACCTAATTGATATTGCTTTAACATCAAAAAAATATACTACTGACCAACTTAAGCCCTTTGCTGATGATTTAAAAAGTAAAATATTAGGAATTGCTGGTGTTGGAGATGTGACTATCTTTGGAGATTCAGATAAATATTTTGAAATACAATTAGATGATAGAAAAATTGAAGCTTTAGATTTAAATAAAAGTGATATTTTTAATGTAATTTCTAACCTTTCATATATTTTTCCTATTGGTAAAATAGAAGGAAATAAAAAGCATTTTTATATTTCAACATATAATGGAGCTAAAAATGCAAAAGATTTTGAAAATATTTTAATAAAAATCAATAATAAAAAACTATATTTAAAAGATATTGCAAAAGTTGAAAAAAAATATGAGGATGCTTCAACACTTTTTTCATTTAATGGAGAAAATGCCCTATCTTTATCAGTAGAACAATCAGAAACATCAGATGCACTTAAAGTTTCAGATGATATGAAAAAACTACTAGAAATTGCAAATAAAAAAAATAGTGATATAAATATAACTATTGCAGATGATAATAGTGAAAGAATTAGAGATAGATTAAATATTGTAATTTCAAATATTTTACTGGGAATTATATTAATTACAATTTTAGTTGCTTTACTTATAAATTTTAGAATGTCAGCTATTATTGCTATTGGTATTCCAACTTCTTTTGTTATTGCAGCTATTTATATGTATCTTTTTGGTTATACAATTAATATGATTTCATTGGTTGGAGTTTTAATTGCAATTGGAATTGTAGTGGATGATGCTATTGTTGTAAGTGAAAATATTCAACAACATATTGAAGAGGGATATGAACCAAAAGAAGCAGCCATAATGGGTGCAAAAGAGATGGTAATGCCAGTTTCTATTGCTTCACTTACAACTTTATTTTCTTTTTTACCTATATTAATGATAAGTGGGACAATGGGAGAAGTTATGAAGCTTATACCTATTGCTTTATCTGCACTTTTAGTTGCTTCATTAATAGAATCATTTATCTTTTTACCAATTCATGCAGCCCATACTTTAAAAAATGGTTCAAAAGTAACTTCATGGGAAAAAGCAAATAAAATTTATAGTGATATTATTCATTTTTTTATGAGATGGAAAAAAAGCTTTTTAACTTTATTTATTATTTTAGTTCCCCTTGCAACTGCATATTTTATTGCAACTTCAAAGTTTCAAATGTTTCCAAAATTTGATGCTACAGATATAAAAATTTCAATAAAAGCAGATGAAAATACTACTTTAGAACAAGCCTATGCAATAGTTCAAAAAATAGAAGCTGATTTAATAAATAAAAAAGATGAATTTTTTATTAGAAGTATAGACTCAACTGCTGGATTTAGAAGAGATACAGGAAATAATACTGAAAGATTTCCATATGTTATGTATATGACAGTTGAACTTCAAAAACAAAAAGAGATGAATTTTTTAGATAAATATATCACTCCATATCTTAGTTTTTATTATGATAGTGAGGGAAGAACAAGAACAGAAAAATCAAAAGATATAGCTTTAAAATTAAAAAAATTTCTAGAACAAAATAAATATAAAGAAAAATTTAATTTAAATGAACTAGTAGTTCTAGAAAGAAAAGTAGGTCCTGTAAAATCAGATATTAAAATAGGTCTAATTTCAGATAATAATCAATTAATTATAAAAAATGTTCAAAAACTAACAGAAGAATTACTAAATATGAAAGGTATAGTTTCTGCTTCAAATTCATTAAAATTTGGTATTGATGAGATTAAATTAAGAATTAATGAATATGGAGAAAAATTAGGTCTTACAGAGACTTATATTGGTTCTTATTTATCAAATTTATATTTAGAAAAGAAAAAAGGTGTATCTTTTGATGAAAAAGAGATGCTTGATATAAAAATAAAAAGTATCAATAAAGATAATTATGATAACTTTAAAAATATAGAAATTCCCCTTACAAATGGAAAATTTGTAAGATTATATGAAGTTGCCGATTTTAATATAATTAAATCATTTGAACAACTTGTAAAAGATAATACAGAAAAAAATTTCTATGTATATGCAAATGTTAATCCAGAAATAATAACTGCCACAGAAGTATTAGATAAACTTGCACCAATATTAGATAAAATTAAAAAAGATGATATTAAACTAGTATTTAAAGGAGAAGCTGAAAAGAAAAAAGATTTAAAAAATGATATGCTTTATGCAACTTCTTTATCTCTTTTACTAATTATGCTATCAATGTTGTATCTATTTAATTCATTTAGAGAGACTTTTATACTTATGAGTGTAATTCCTTTTTCTCTTTTAGGGGTTTTAATAGGTCATGAAATAATGGGATTAAATCTAACAATGCCATCAATTATTGGTTCTTTAGGTTTAGCAGGAGTGGTTATAAATGATGGAATTATTATGATGACTTACCTAAAAAAAGCAAAAAAGATTGAACAAGTTTTTTATAGGGCAACAAAAAGGTTTAGACCTATTATCTTAACAACAGTTACAACTTTAATTGGAATGAGTTCTTTAATATTTTTCCCAACAGGACAAGCTGTAATTTTCCAACCAATTGCAATAGCACTTGGATTTGGGCTTGCTTGGGGAACAGTATTAAATCTAATTTATATACCTGTTTTATATACTTTAGCATATAGATTAAAATAA
- a CDS encoding transglutaminase-like cysteine peptidase produces MKKAFIAIVLIFSSFISFSTATVPKNFTQSKFDEFKEKYGEKASQRLTLWDNLIENAKKEKLLYKLKMVNDFFNKITYKLDSVHWGKNDYWASPFEFLGTGAGDCEDYAIAKYYTLRQLGIPDDKLRIVYVKLLRKNSKFEQAHMVLTYYHTPDSTPIVLDNVNKKLVLANKRNDLKPVYSFNASGLWRAQNKGQTSQRVGNNNLESWKDLMSRF; encoded by the coding sequence ATGAAAAAAGCATTTATTGCAATTGTTCTTATTTTTTCTAGCTTTATCTCTTTTTCTACTGCAACAGTCCCTAAAAACTTTACCCAAAGTAAATTTGATGAATTTAAAGAAAAGTATGGAGAAAAAGCTTCTCAAAGACTTACTTTATGGGATAATCTAATTGAAAATGCAAAAAAAGAAAAGCTTTTATATAAGCTTAAAATGGTAAATGATTTTTTCAATAAAATTACTTATAAACTTGACTCTGTTCATTGGGGCAAAAATGATTATTGGGCTAGTCCTTTTGAGTTTTTAGGAACTGGTGCTGGAGATTGTGAAGATTATGCTATTGCTAAATACTATACTTTAAGACAATTGGGAATTCCTGATGATAAGTTAAGAATTGTTTATGTTAAGTTACTTAGAAAAAATTCTAAGTTTGAACAAGCACATATGGTACTTACATATTATCATACACCTGATTCTACACCAATTGTTTTAGATAATGTAAATAAAAAATTGGTATTAGCAAATAAAAGAAATGACTTAAAACCAGTTTATAGTTTTAATGCTAGTGGATTGTGGAGAGCTCAAAACAAAGGGCAAACTTCACAAAGAGTAGGAAACAATAATCTTGAATCTTGGAAAGATTTAATGAGTAGATTTTAA
- a CDS encoding response regulator transcription factor translates to MNNEFKNLTILYAEDNLIIQENISKILKLLFSKVYIASNGKEALELFKRYTPNIILTDFIMPIFDGYELTCEIRKVCYKVPIVILSNYTDKEKLLKCIPLNLTQYLEKPIEYNKLIDTLHLCKNHLEKNNFLRFTISNKLTYDFQTKKLFIDNKEIYLTHIEIEIFEYFINKKNQIITKDELAIIIYEDKYINENALKNVIYRLRKKIGKDLIKNDRNLGYSLKVENQ, encoded by the coding sequence TTGAATAATGAATTTAAAAACTTAACTATTTTATATGCTGAAGATAATTTAATAATACAAGAAAATATTAGCAAAATATTAAAACTGCTTTTCTCAAAAGTTTATATTGCTTCTAATGGCAAAGAAGCTTTAGAGCTTTTTAAAAGATATACTCCAAATATTATCCTAACTGATTTTATTATGCCAATATTTGATGGATATGAGCTTACATGTGAAATTAGAAAAGTATGTTATAAAGTTCCTATTGTAATATTAAGTAATTATACAGATAAAGAAAAGCTTTTAAAATGTATCCCTTTAAATCTAACTCAATATTTAGAAAAACCCATAGAATACAATAAGCTTATAGATACTTTACATTTATGCAAAAATCACTTGGAAAAGAATAATTTTTTAAGATTTACAATTTCAAATAAATTAACTTATGATTTTCAAACAAAAAAGCTGTTTATAGATAATAAAGAGATTTATTTAACACATATAGAAATAGAGATTTTCGAGTATTTTATAAATAAAAAAAATCAAATCATTACAAAAGATGAACTTGCAATTATTATTTATGAAGATAAATATATAAATGAAAATGCTCTAAAAAATGTAATTTATAGACTAAGAAAGAAAATAGGAAAAGATCTAATAAAAAACGATAGAAATTTAGGTTATTCTTTAAAAGTTGAAAATCAATGA
- a CDS encoding bifunctional diguanylate cyclase/phosphodiesterase, whose translation MSLSKQLYIIISLIFLMIFTGNFIISVKNTKEYLQTEASTKAQDTATSLGMSLKTLMKDKNDPEIQSIISAIANSGFYKEIRLEDSFFQIKKEDLISLSNNKTIDNSWQISKLEVDEKYGKIEDNNTQLEFLEELQALEENSENSFDKTKTYTFIANKDLNSNEIKVEFIASKGLDSIKTFALINVDKTIAKVTRDEKFDYVPQWFIDTISIKLYEMKSEISDGWKTTATIYVSANAGDAYAKLYEQAKSGIIYSIFAFLISMLILFVFVQYILQPLKNIEKLAQNIAMGNFKTIDKLPWTTEIKNVAISMNEMSAKIESVISKLNRNLENLTQKLSKDELTGLNIKQTFETDMKKMFISKSNGYIFSIKIDSLGDFAKTHTPSEVNNFIKKFAEILKECKAGKNANISAYRFYGSEFALITDGLNYEEAQELTLTIKREFENLSNEIGKNEIAHIGATPFNPIGTTEQMLLAANEAYEKAKLIGPNEAFIRDSDDLVRDMNVWRSLIFDIIDNQRFEISYINDAKVLNAENKGQIVMQEAFTKAYDLDNNDIPIGTFVSIAEQYEKIVDFDKAVISKVISDIKMENIKHSISINLSLDSIDDLNFILWLRQTLIKYKEIVPQLVFSLTAYAVTKDIYKFKDFVDVIHSLGAKIIIKRFESKFIPLDNIKDLNLDYIRLAREYTNNVKNDSSKQSFIEAMVEMTNLLNIKLFAENVKDDEDFKTIEKLDVYGASR comes from the coding sequence ATGTCTTTATCAAAACAGCTATATATTATTATTTCACTTATTTTTTTGATGATTTTTACTGGTAATTTTATTATTAGTGTAAAAAATACAAAAGAATATTTGCAAACTGAAGCTAGTACAAAAGCACAAGATACTGCTACTTCTTTAGGAATGAGTTTAAAAACTCTAATGAAAGATAAAAATGATCCTGAAATACAATCTATTATTAGTGCAATTGCAAATAGTGGATTTTATAAGGAAATAAGATTAGAAGACTCATTTTTCCAAATAAAAAAAGAAGACTTAATCTCCTTATCAAATAATAAAACAATAGATAATAGCTGGCAAATTTCAAAATTAGAAGTTGATGAAAAATATGGAAAGATAGAAGACAATAATACTCAATTAGAATTTTTAGAAGAATTACAAGCTTTAGAAGAAAATAGTGAAAATAGTTTTGATAAAACTAAAACTTATACTTTTATTGCAAATAAAGATTTAAACTCAAATGAAATTAAAGTAGAATTTATAGCTTCAAAAGGATTAGATAGTATTAAAACTTTTGCACTTATTAATGTGGATAAAACTATTGCAAAAGTTACTAGAGATGAAAAGTTTGATTATGTTCCACAATGGTTTATAGATACTATTTCTATAAAATTATATGAGATGAAAAGTGAAATTAGTGATGGATGGAAAACAACCGCAACAATATATGTAAGTGCAAATGCAGGAGATGCATATGCAAAACTATATGAACAAGCAAAAAGTGGAATTATTTACTCTATTTTTGCTTTTTTAATCTCTATGCTTATTTTATTTGTTTTTGTACAATATATTTTACAACCTCTTAAAAATATTGAAAAACTTGCACAAAATATTGCAATGGGAAATTTTAAAACAATTGATAAACTTCCTTGGACAACTGAAATAAAAAATGTTGCTATTTCTATGAATGAAATGTCAGCAAAAATTGAATCTGTAATTAGTAAATTAAATAGAAATTTAGAAAATTTAACACAAAAACTATCTAAAGATGAATTAACAGGATTAAATATAAAACAGACTTTTGAAACAGATATGAAAAAGATGTTTATTTCAAAATCTAATGGATATATCTTTAGTATAAAAATAGATAGTTTAGGAGATTTTGCAAAAACACACACTCCAAGTGAAGTAAATAACTTTATTAAAAAATTTGCAGAAATTTTAAAAGAGTGTAAAGCAGGTAAAAATGCAAATATTAGTGCTTATAGATTTTATGGTTCTGAATTTGCACTTATTACAGATGGTTTAAATTATGAAGAGGCCCAAGAGCTTACATTAACAATCAAAAGAGAGTTTGAAAATCTTTCAAATGAAATAGGAAAAAATGAAATTGCTCATATAGGAGCAACACCATTTAATCCAATTGGCACAACAGAACAAATGCTACTTGCAGCAAATGAAGCCTATGAAAAAGCTAAATTAATTGGTCCAAATGAAGCTTTTATTAGAGATAGTGATGATTTAGTAAGAGATATGAATGTATGGAGAAGTTTAATTTTTGATATTATTGATAATCAAAGATTTGAAATAAGTTATATTAATGATGCAAAAGTTTTAAATGCAGAGAATAAAGGGCAAATAGTAATGCAAGAAGCCTTTACAAAAGCCTATGATTTAGACAACAATGATATACCTATTGGAACTTTTGTCTCAATTGCTGAACAATATGAAAAAATTGTAGATTTTGATAAAGCAGTTATTTCAAAAGTAATTAGTGATATAAAAATGGAAAATATTAAACACTCAATTTCAATTAATTTATCTCTTGATTCAATTGATGATTTAAACTTTATTTTATGGCTAAGACAGACTTTAATAAAATATAAAGAAATAGTGCCACAATTAGTATTTTCATTAACTGCTTATGCAGTTACAAAAGATATTTACAAATTTAAAGATTTTGTAGATGTTATACACTCTTTAGGTGCTAAAATAATTATAAAAAGATTTGAATCAAAATTTATACCTCTTGATAATATAAAAGATTTAAATTTAGATTATATTAGACTTGCAAGAGAATATACAAATAATGTTAAAAATGACTCTTCAAAACAAAGTTTTATTGAAGCAATGGTTGAAATGACAAATCTATTAAATATTAAACTATTTGCAGAAAATGTTAAAGATGATGAAGATTTTAAAACAATTGAAAAATTAGATGTTTATGGAGCTAGTAGATAG